A genomic segment from uncultured Desulfuromonas sp. encodes:
- the hemE gene encoding uroporphyrinogen decarboxylase — translation MATEYNFLKACWGQPVDRVPVWLMRQAGRYLPQYREVRSRGEGTFLDLCKDPERAAEVTIQPIDILDADAAILFSDILTPIEPMGMALDFTPGPVFADPIRTQADVDKLIVPEDMAEAVSYVPAIIKRLRTAFEGRVPLIGFGGAPFTLACYMVEGKGSKDFAALKQMMYGDPGLYHALMEKITEMDRRYLNMQIEAGAQAIQIFDTWGGLVAPHDFEKFVLPYTKKLIAGLNRKDVPVIYFVKNSGTMLELVKEAGSDVVGLDWHINLGKARDILGDDVAVQGNLDPTVLYAPKPYIEKEVQRILDENAGRPGFIFNLGHGILPSVPPENAIFMVDAVHRLSQK, via the coding sequence ATGGCGACAGAATACAATTTTCTCAAGGCCTGCTGGGGCCAGCCCGTTGACCGTGTCCCTGTTTGGCTGATGCGCCAGGCCGGTCGTTACCTGCCACAATATCGCGAAGTGCGCTCCCGTGGCGAAGGCACTTTCCTCGATCTGTGCAAAGATCCCGAGCGTGCTGCAGAAGTTACCATTCAGCCGATTGACATCCTTGATGCCGATGCCGCGATCCTGTTTTCAGATATTCTGACGCCGATTGAGCCCATGGGTATGGCTCTCGATTTCACCCCGGGTCCGGTGTTTGCCGATCCGATCCGTACTCAGGCCGATGTGGACAAACTGATTGTTCCCGAAGACATGGCTGAGGCGGTATCCTATGTACCCGCTATTATCAAGCGTCTGCGCACCGCCTTTGAAGGGCGCGTGCCGCTGATCGGTTTTGGTGGCGCTCCCTTTACCCTGGCCTGCTACATGGTTGAAGGGAAGGGCAGTAAGGACTTCGCCGCTCTCAAGCAGATGATGTACGGCGACCCGGGCCTTTATCATGCACTGATGGAAAAGATCACCGAGATGGATCGTCGCTATCTCAACATGCAGATTGAAGCTGGTGCGCAAGCCATCCAGATTTTCGACACCTGGGGCGGTCTGGTCGCTCCGCATGATTTTGAGAAATTTGTCCTGCCCTACACCAAGAAGCTGATTGCCGGCCTCAACCGCAAAGATGTGCCAGTAATCTACTTTGTTAAAAACTCCGGCACCATGCTGGAACTGGTCAAAGAAGCGGGCAGCGATGTCGTTGGGCTTGACTGGCATATCAACCTTGGCAAAGCTCGCGATATTCTCGGCGATGATGTGGCTGTTCAGGGTAACCTTGATCCGACCGTGCTCTATGCGCCAAAGCCGTATATTGAAAAAGAGGTGCAACGTATCCTCGACGAAAATGCCGGACGTCCTGGTTTCATTTTCAATCTTGGCCACGGGATTCTGCCGTCGGTGCCGCCGGAAAACGCCATCTTCATGGTTGATGCCGTGCATCGTCTCAGCCAGAAGTAA
- a CDS encoding rhodanese-like domain-containing protein, translating to MIQLKKSMLLLLTILALSAMMISGCGESVTHKTTTSDTPTDNDNSGDDTTTDTTPYPNADLLVSASDLQALQDAASVIVVDTRSADAYAAGHIPGAIHMAHAELADSGLNLKSVTELEELLGSKGLTSTAKIVLYDDTITSWGSAGRVFWALEYLGCSDVHLLNGGWDKWSADGRTTQLSDNTLAATTFSASVNPSVVTDKETIASRLGDSNYVLIDTRTDEEFNGWQLYGEARGGHIAGAVHLPYEWSYADDHTLVSYAAMKAYFDARGITADKQVAAYCTAGIRSGFAYFLARLMGFENVANYDASIWDWAAADAGTYPMEALPNYADLVYPAWVKAVMDYHASGGASAAPANYSYDRDHKYLIFETQWGSFSDMANGWADASYLDGHIPGAIHSNSDVYENGYPRWFMLPDDELKEAVGSMGITEDTTVIVYSNSPIFAARLWWILLYAGVDDVRLLNGGYDAWTAAGYESETTINEPVATTYTGATLPQIVATTDYVAGVYDDENTLVADVRMYEEYAGEVSGYSYVVNKGRIPGAVYAFHADNPDRDYLDDDGTFRSYSEVSTMWNGVGIENATDSTFTKDVIFYCGSGYRSSISYLYAHLMGINNVRNYSDGWEGWSTNYVEDASYAAEEDVPGSTDGWRQDRSERPVSFGVHPEWDFDAYPNVNHVVDARWVKEVVLENNNFDTPYVIADVGWGPAGDSYNNGHIPGALWVNTDEIEYDAFNARNDWPVDAGDPPAWDRSTTEEEDLAKGLTAADSLPRNWWNIYPDQYLLPGIAYMGIDKNTTVVVYGDDQTAAARLVWTLLYAGVEDVRLMEGGYAAWEAAGYDGSTEAVERTPVDEFDPDLPGRTVAIHPEYKSDIPYVRDVVNGVEADGVIVDIRTWEEYIGDSEEGAPYGYIPTYGRIPGAVWGKAGDGPWTMEAYVNSDNTLVAPSEVEAYWNSQGITPDKALSYYCGTGWRSSLAWFYGYMMGYERNYNFDSGWFEWSMGEGSAYAGADPVLNPIVIGAPE from the coding sequence ATGATTCAATTGAAGAAATCGATGCTGCTGTTGCTGACGATTCTGGCTCTGTCCGCCATGATGATCAGCGGCTGCGGTGAATCCGTGACCCATAAAACAACAACCTCTGATACGCCGACAGATAATGATAATAGTGGTGATGATACCACCACAGACACCACACCGTATCCGAATGCCGATCTGCTGGTGTCGGCGTCTGACCTGCAAGCTCTTCAGGATGCGGCAAGCGTGATTGTCGTTGATACCCGTTCTGCGGATGCCTATGCTGCCGGGCACATCCCCGGTGCCATTCACATGGCACATGCCGAGCTGGCCGATAGCGGACTCAACCTCAAATCCGTTACCGAGCTGGAGGAGCTTCTAGGCTCTAAAGGTTTGACCTCCACAGCCAAGATTGTCCTCTATGACGATACCATCACGTCCTGGGGTTCTGCCGGTCGTGTGTTCTGGGCGCTGGAGTATCTCGGCTGCAGCGATGTGCATCTGCTCAACGGTGGTTGGGACAAATGGAGTGCGGATGGTCGCACCACGCAACTGTCTGACAATACCTTGGCTGCAACCACCTTCAGCGCTTCGGTCAACCCCTCGGTTGTCACCGATAAGGAAACCATTGCCTCCCGTCTGGGCGACAGTAACTATGTCCTGATCGATACGCGCACCGATGAAGAGTTTAACGGTTGGCAACTCTACGGTGAGGCTCGCGGTGGTCATATCGCCGGTGCTGTCCATCTGCCCTACGAGTGGTCCTACGCCGACGATCATACCCTGGTGTCTTACGCTGCAATGAAAGCCTATTTTGATGCGCGCGGCATCACGGCTGACAAACAGGTCGCCGCCTATTGCACTGCCGGTATCCGTAGCGGTTTTGCCTATTTCCTCGCCCGACTGATGGGTTTTGAAAATGTTGCCAACTATGATGCCTCCATCTGGGATTGGGCGGCAGCCGATGCCGGAACCTATCCGATGGAAGCGCTACCCAACTATGCCGATCTGGTTTATCCCGCCTGGGTTAAGGCGGTAATGGATTATCATGCCAGCGGCGGCGCCAGCGCCGCTCCGGCCAACTATAGCTATGATCGTGACCATAAATATCTGATCTTTGAAACCCAATGGGGCAGCTTTTCCGACATGGCCAATGGCTGGGCGGATGCCTCTTACCTCGATGGCCATATTCCCGGTGCGATTCACTCCAACTCCGATGTGTATGAAAACGGTTACCCGCGTTGGTTCATGTTGCCGGATGATGAGCTGAAGGAAGCTGTCGGCAGCATGGGGATCACCGAAGATACGACCGTCATCGTTTACAGTAACAGCCCGATTTTTGCGGCGCGTTTGTGGTGGATTCTGCTTTATGCCGGGGTGGACGATGTGCGTCTGCTCAACGGTGGTTATGATGCCTGGACCGCCGCTGGTTATGAGAGCGAAACCACCATCAATGAGCCTGTTGCCACGACGTACACGGGCGCGACGTTGCCTCAAATCGTCGCCACGACGGATTATGTCGCTGGTGTCTATGACGATGAAAATACCTTGGTCGCTGATGTGCGCATGTACGAAGAATACGCCGGTGAAGTCAGCGGCTATAGCTACGTGGTTAACAAGGGACGTATCCCCGGTGCCGTGTATGCATTCCATGCCGACAACCCGGATCGCGATTATCTCGATGACGATGGTACATTCCGTAGTTACAGCGAAGTATCGACTATGTGGAACGGTGTTGGTATTGAAAACGCCACCGACTCCACCTTTACGAAAGATGTCATCTTCTACTGCGGCAGCGGTTATCGCTCCAGTATCAGCTATCTGTATGCCCACCTGATGGGAATCAACAATGTGCGCAACTACTCCGACGGATGGGAAGGCTGGAGTACCAATTATGTTGAAGACGCCTCCTATGCTGCGGAAGAGGATGTTCCCGGCAGTACCGACGGCTGGCGTCAGGACCGTTCCGAACGCCCGGTTTCCTTCGGCGTGCATCCGGAGTGGGACTTTGACGCTTATCCCAATGTCAACCATGTGGTTGATGCCCGCTGGGTGAAAGAAGTTGTGCTGGAAAACAACAACTTCGATACGCCGTATGTGATTGCGGATGTGGGTTGGGGTCCGGCTGGCGATTCGTATAACAACGGTCACATTCCCGGTGCTTTGTGGGTTAATACCGATGAAATCGAATACGATGCCTTTAATGCCCGTAATGACTGGCCGGTTGATGCCGGTGATCCTCCTGCATGGGATCGCAGTACCACCGAAGAGGAAGATCTGGCCAAAGGCCTGACTGCCGCGGACAGCCTGCCGCGTAACTGGTGGAACATCTATCCTGATCAATATCTGTTGCCCGGCATTGCTTACATGGGCATTGATAAAAACACCACGGTGGTTGTCTATGGTGATGATCAGACCGCCGCTGCACGTCTGGTATGGACGCTGCTCTATGCCGGTGTAGAAGATGTGCGCCTTATGGAAGGTGGCTATGCCGCTTGGGAAGCCGCCGGTTATGACGGTTCCACTGAAGCTGTTGAGCGGACTCCGGTAGATGAATTTGACCCTGACCTGCCGGGTCGCACCGTGGCCATTCATCCCGAGTATAAATCGGATATCCCCTATGTGCGCGATGTCGTTAACGGTGTCGAGGCGGATGGTGTGATTGTCGATATCCGCACCTGGGAGGAATACATCGGTGATAGTGAAGAGGGCGCACCGTATGGCTACATTCCGACATACGGACGCATTCCCGGTGCCGTTTGGGGCAAAGCCGGTGACGGCCCCTGGACCATGGAAGCCTATGTCAACAGTGACAACACCCTGGTTGCACCGTCAGAGGTTGAAGCCTACTGGAATTCTCAAGGGATTACTCCGGATAAGGCGTTGAGCTACTACTGCGGTACTGGCTGGCGTTCAAGTCTGGCTTGGTTCTACGGTTACATGATGGGTTACGAGCGCAACTACAACTTTGACAGTGGTTGGTTCGAATGGAGTATGGGTGAAGGATCGGCTTATGCCGGTGCTGATCCGGTGTTGAACCCAATTGTCATCGGAGCGCCGGAATAG
- the hemH gene encoding ferrochelatase produces MSEPKKALVLLNMGGPDSVAAVEPFLYQLFSDRDLIQLPLGALLQKPFAKLISHFRAKTVRENYRRIGGKSPLLHWTQLQAEKTCDQLGENWQAFVAMRYWMPRADDVVQRIAAQGIKDAVVVSLYPHYTGATTGSSIKDFRRAVSQHAPELNCRYIEEWHDLPPYLDALAECVQEGLRHVPEEQRAQLTLLFSAHALPQKFIDRGDPYQKHVKETVAGVMQRVGDYAWQIGYQSRSGPVQWMSPDTLDLIAAAGKDNRALLVIPVSFVSDHIETLEEVDVEFRDHAKEHGVPWFGRVPALNDRQSFIDALVSLVENA; encoded by the coding sequence GTGTCTGAACCGAAAAAAGCGCTGGTATTGCTCAATATGGGTGGCCCCGATTCCGTGGCTGCCGTCGAACCGTTTCTTTATCAACTTTTCTCTGATCGCGATCTGATCCAGCTGCCTCTCGGCGCACTGCTGCAAAAGCCGTTTGCCAAGCTGATCTCCCATTTTCGTGCTAAAACCGTGCGCGAAAATTACCGTCGTATTGGTGGTAAATCACCGTTGCTGCACTGGACGCAGCTGCAGGCGGAAAAAACCTGTGATCAGCTGGGTGAGAATTGGCAAGCCTTTGTCGCCATGCGCTACTGGATGCCACGTGCCGATGACGTGGTGCAGCGGATTGCCGCACAAGGGATTAAAGATGCAGTGGTTGTCAGCCTCTACCCCCATTACACCGGGGCGACCACGGGTAGCAGTATCAAAGACTTTAGGCGTGCCGTCAGTCAGCATGCGCCGGAGCTCAACTGCCGCTACATTGAAGAGTGGCATGATCTGCCACCTTATCTCGATGCTTTGGCCGAGTGTGTGCAGGAAGGCCTGCGTCACGTCCCCGAAGAACAACGGGCACAGTTAACCCTGCTGTTCTCCGCTCACGCCCTGCCACAGAAGTTTATTGATCGCGGTGATCCCTATCAGAAACATGTCAAAGAAACCGTGGCCGGAGTGATGCAGCGTGTCGGTGATTATGCGTGGCAGATTGGCTATCAGAGTCGCAGTGGCCCGGTGCAGTGGATGTCACCTGACACCCTTGATCTGATTGCCGCTGCCGGTAAAGACAACCGTGCCCTGCTGGTGATACCGGTGTCTTTTGTGTCGGATCATATTGAAACCCTCGAAGAGGTGGATGTTGAGTTTCGTGATCATGCCAAGGAACACGGCGTGCCCTGGTTTGGCCGGGTTCCGGCACTAAATGACCGACAATCCTTTATTGACGCTTTGGTCTCATTAGTGGAAAATGCCTGA
- a CDS encoding SEL1-like repeat protein codes for MVKSVRYFAVVCLSLCLFCAPGFAAEEAVAVAASDAEAIQLLEQQASQGEAQAQFKLGVIYQKGEGVAQNYEQAATLYRQAADQGHCEAQYNLGVLYARGQGVEQNLTEAVNWYRRAAEQGDAIAQYNLAVMYRDGQGVAQDNAQAAQWFQKAAEQGFRWAQYNLGVMYAKGEGVEKDDAQAFTLIKQAADQGMSDAQCYLGVMYNTGQGVEQNYDEARKWYQRSADQGNDSAQLNLGLMYEKGWGVEKNTDTAIKMFSLSAEKNNRDAQFHLGVALAAAKDYVPAYAWWVVSAANGRQGTKEGLRVLKKLMTEEQVLAGNQKAKELWEQLHPK; via the coding sequence ATGGTTAAATCTGTTCGATATTTTGCCGTCGTTTGCCTGAGTCTGTGCCTGTTCTGTGCACCGGGCTTCGCTGCAGAAGAGGCTGTCGCTGTCGCAGCCTCCGACGCTGAAGCCATTCAACTGCTTGAACAGCAGGCGAGCCAGGGAGAAGCTCAGGCTCAGTTTAAACTCGGTGTCATCTACCAAAAAGGTGAAGGTGTTGCTCAAAACTATGAACAGGCGGCCACGTTGTATCGGCAGGCTGCCGATCAGGGACATTGTGAAGCTCAATATAACCTCGGTGTTCTCTATGCGCGTGGTCAGGGGGTCGAGCAGAACCTGACAGAAGCGGTGAACTGGTATCGTCGTGCCGCAGAGCAGGGTGATGCCATTGCCCAATACAACCTTGCCGTCATGTATCGCGATGGTCAGGGCGTGGCACAGGATAACGCGCAAGCGGCGCAGTGGTTTCAAAAAGCGGCTGAGCAGGGCTTTCGCTGGGCCCAATACAATCTTGGGGTGATGTATGCCAAGGGCGAAGGCGTTGAAAAGGACGATGCTCAGGCGTTCACGCTGATCAAACAGGCCGCGGACCAAGGCATGAGTGATGCTCAGTGCTATCTCGGTGTGATGTACAATACCGGTCAGGGCGTCGAGCAAAATTACGACGAAGCACGCAAGTGGTATCAACGGTCGGCAGACCAGGGCAATGACAGCGCCCAGCTCAATCTCGGCCTGATGTATGAAAAAGGTTGGGGTGTCGAAAAAAATACTGATACCGCCATCAAGATGTTCAGCCTGTCCGCGGAGAAAAACAATCGCGATGCGCAATTTCATCTTGGTGTTGCTCTGGCGGCAGCAAAAGACTATGTACCGGCGTATGCCTGGTGGGTTGTCTCCGCAGCCAATGGCCGCCAAGGCACTAAAGAGGGACTGCGCGTTCTCAAAAAGCTCATGACCGAAGAGCAGGTTCTGGCCGGCAATCAAAAGGCCAAGGAGTTGTGGGAGCAGCTGCACCCTAAATAG
- a CDS encoding PilT/PilU family type 4a pilus ATPase has translation MTPFDQFVEKVVVHNKLANGELLQKAKAYLDSHPELELADLLVRANVLKPQQVTMIREKFEATQSNQPATPAAQPVAQAPSPAPQPEPVASPSSAPTATPTSDRPLPMFEASAASTAALNDVGSLTTLEDFLSFARRQGASDLHINAGSPPLLRKDGVLMTLEREPFTAQETESLLFSALDGDQTSLLHEQLALDTCCEFTGLGRYRSCFAKQSRGWDGAFRIVDQTIPTFEKLQLPMHLKQLTEYHQGLVLVAGPAGCGKTTTLAAMIQLINQHREDHIITMEDPIEYVHTPEKSHISQRQVGDHTMSFSAALRAALREDPDVIMIGELRDRETATLAISAAETGHLVFASLHTTGAAQTISRILDFFPADQQGQVRSMISESIRGIVCQRLMPRKEGGGRVLALEIMYNNTAIGNLIREDRMFQLPTMMQINRDKGMCQLEDSLQALVQEEQIDGTEAWYAAANKTPFKQYQPDQVAAE, from the coding sequence ATGACGCCGTTTGATCAATTCGTTGAAAAAGTGGTTGTGCATAATAAGCTGGCCAATGGCGAGTTGCTGCAGAAGGCCAAGGCTTATCTCGACAGCCATCCCGAGCTGGAACTGGCTGATCTGCTGGTGAGGGCCAATGTGCTCAAGCCCCAGCAGGTGACGATGATTCGGGAAAAGTTTGAAGCCACCCAATCGAATCAACCTGCGACACCTGCCGCTCAACCCGTCGCCCAAGCCCCATCACCCGCTCCACAGCCGGAACCTGTTGCCTCCCCATCTTCAGCGCCAACCGCGACGCCCACGTCAGACCGCCCGCTACCGATGTTTGAAGCTTCAGCCGCTTCTACGGCAGCGCTGAATGATGTCGGCTCATTGACGACCTTGGAAGATTTCTTGTCGTTTGCGCGCCGCCAAGGTGCTTCGGATCTGCATATCAATGCCGGTTCACCACCACTGCTGCGCAAGGACGGGGTGCTGATGACGCTGGAGCGTGAACCCTTTACCGCTCAGGAGACGGAATCGTTGTTGTTCAGCGCGTTGGATGGCGACCAGACATCTTTGCTGCATGAACAGTTGGCGTTGGATACCTGTTGTGAGTTTACCGGTCTGGGGCGTTACCGCAGCTGTTTTGCCAAGCAGAGTCGTGGTTGGGATGGTGCATTTCGCATTGTCGATCAGACCATTCCCACCTTTGAGAAGCTGCAGCTGCCCATGCATCTCAAGCAGTTGACCGAGTACCATCAGGGGCTGGTGCTGGTGGCTGGTCCGGCGGGCTGTGGTAAGACGACGACACTGGCAGCGATGATCCAGTTGATCAACCAACACCGTGAAGACCATATCATTACCATGGAAGATCCGATTGAATACGTTCACACGCCTGAAAAGTCGCATATCAGTCAGCGACAGGTGGGGGATCACACCATGAGTTTTTCTGCGGCATTGCGTGCAGCGCTGCGTGAAGACCCGGATGTGATCATGATCGGTGAGCTGCGAGACCGCGAGACCGCAACGCTGGCTATTTCGGCAGCAGAGACGGGCCATCTGGTGTTTGCTTCGCTGCACACCACGGGCGCAGCACAGACGATCAGCCGGATTCTCGATTTCTTCCCGGCCGATCAGCAGGGCCAGGTGCGGTCGATGATCAGCGAGTCGATTCGCGGTATTGTCTGCCAGCGGTTGATGCCGCGTAAAGAAGGCGGTGGCCGGGTCCTGGCTTTGGAGATCATGTATAACAATACGGCTATCGGCAACCTGATCCGCGAAGACCGGATGTTCCAACTGCCGACCATGATGCAGATCAATCGCGACAAGGGGATGTGCCAGCTGGAGGATTCACTGCAAGCCCTGGTGCAGGAGGAACAGATCGATGGCACTGAGGCGTGGTATGCTGCGGCCAACAAGACGCCGTTCAAACAATATCAGCCGGACCAGGTGGCCGCAGAATGA
- a CDS encoding PilT/PilU family type 4a pilus ATPase gives MAQIDRLFDIMLERGASDLHLLQGQPPKIREHGRMVAIDGEAPIHEDLMISYLKEICVPERWTEFVANKDLDFAYEKDEKARFRANYYGQLHGMGAVFRVIPTKILTMEELHLPEVLKSFAALRSGLVLVTGPTGSGKSTTLAAIIDYINDNYSRYILTIEEPIEFVHPNKRSVFCQREVGSDVHSFGDGLHTASRQDCDVILVGEMRDYETISLALSAASMGTLVFGTLHTNSAVKTIDRIIDVFPSDQQGMARTMLADSLRGICAQLLLKKEGGGRIAANEILIGTTGLAASIRENNIGNIRNIIQGGKSQGMQMMDDVLAKYLKEELISADEAYLKAQDKNRFKVKDEG, from the coding sequence GTGGCTCAAATTGACCGCTTGTTTGATATCATGCTGGAACGGGGCGCATCCGACCTGCATCTGTTGCAAGGCCAACCGCCGAAGATTCGTGAACATGGTCGTATGGTGGCCATTGACGGTGAAGCTCCGATCCATGAAGATTTGATGATCTCCTACCTCAAAGAGATTTGCGTGCCGGAGCGCTGGACGGAGTTTGTGGCCAACAAAGACCTTGACTTCGCCTACGAAAAAGATGAGAAAGCGCGCTTTCGTGCCAATTACTATGGCCAATTGCATGGTATGGGCGCGGTGTTTCGCGTTATCCCAACCAAGATTCTCACCATGGAGGAGCTGCATCTGCCCGAGGTGCTGAAATCCTTTGCCGCGTTGCGTTCTGGTCTGGTGTTGGTCACCGGCCCGACCGGCAGTGGTAAATCGACGACGCTGGCCGCGATCATCGATTACATCAACGACAACTATTCGCGCTACATTCTGACCATTGAGGAACCCATCGAATTTGTCCATCCCAACAAGCGCAGCGTGTTCTGCCAACGCGAAGTGGGCAGTGACGTGCATTCCTTCGGCGATGGGTTGCATACCGCCTCACGTCAGGACTGTGATGTTATCCTCGTCGGTGAGATGCGCGATTATGAAACCATCTCTCTGGCGTTGTCTGCCGCGTCCATGGGCACCCTGGTCTTTGGTACCTTGCATACCAACTCGGCGGTGAAAACCATTGACCGGATTATCGATGTTTTCCCTTCGGACCAGCAGGGCATGGCGCGCACCATGTTGGCGGATTCGCTGCGTGGCATTTGTGCGCAGCTGTTGCTGAAAAAAGAGGGCGGTGGGCGGATTGCCGCCAATGAGATTCTAATCGGCACGACTGGTCTGGCGGCCAGTATCCGCGAAAACAATATTGGCAATATTCGCAATATCATCCAGGGGGGGAAAAGTCAGGGGATGCAGATGATGGATGACGTGCTGGCCAAATACCTTAAAGAGGAGTTGATCAGTGCCGATGAGGCGTATCTTAAGGCGCAGGATAAAAATCGGTTTAAGGTGAAGGATGAAGGGTGA
- a CDS encoding J domain-containing protein: MAKDYYATLGVTKQASEQEIKKAYRKLAVKYHPDKNPGDKQAEEKFKEISEAYAVLSDAEKKRQYDQFGDSGFHQRYSQEDIFRGADFGDIFREFGMGGDDIFSQLFGGMGGGRGRRSAFHQGRPQQMKGQDYIMRLNLPFRQAISGGERMVNYSHDGHNEQIQVRIPPGIETGQKLRVAGKGGPSPTGGKSGDLLLEITVDKDPHFTRDGNDLQVQVPVPFSGACLGTSAAVPTLEGEKRIKIPAGTTNGSRIRLRGHGVPAHGKHAAGDLYAQVTVKVPKQLTDEQKALLEELQKQGL; this comes from the coding sequence ATGGCAAAAGATTATTATGCAACTCTCGGCGTGACCAAACAGGCTTCAGAGCAGGAGATTAAAAAAGCCTATCGCAAGCTCGCCGTTAAATACCATCCCGATAAAAATCCGGGAGACAAGCAGGCTGAGGAAAAATTCAAAGAGATCAGCGAGGCTTACGCCGTTCTCAGTGATGCGGAGAAAAAAAGACAGTACGACCAGTTCGGCGACTCAGGATTCCATCAGCGCTATTCTCAAGAAGATATTTTCCGCGGCGCCGATTTCGGCGACATTTTCCGCGAGTTCGGCATGGGCGGCGACGACATCTTCAGTCAGCTGTTTGGCGGCATGGGCGGAGGCCGCGGCCGACGTTCGGCCTTTCACCAGGGCCGCCCTCAGCAAATGAAGGGCCAGGATTATATCATGCGCCTCAATCTGCCATTCCGTCAGGCAATCAGCGGCGGAGAGCGGATGGTCAACTACAGCCACGACGGTCACAACGAACAGATTCAGGTGCGCATTCCACCCGGTATTGAGACCGGACAGAAGCTGCGTGTCGCCGGGAAAGGCGGCCCCAGCCCCACCGGCGGAAAATCCGGCGATCTGTTGTTAGAGATCACCGTTGACAAAGACCCTCATTTCACCCGTGACGGCAATGATCTGCAGGTGCAGGTTCCGGTACCGTTCAGTGGTGCCTGTCTCGGCACCAGTGCAGCGGTTCCGACCCTCGAAGGGGAAAAGCGGATCAAAATTCCGGCGGGCACCACCAACGGCAGTCGCATCCGTCTGCGAGGGCATGGTGTGCCTGCGCATGGCAAACATGCCGCCGGGGATCTTTATGCCCAAGTGACCGTGAAAGTGCCTAAGCAACTGACGGATGAACAGAAGGCGTTGTTGGAGGAGTTGCAGAAGCAGGGACTTTAA
- the hemG gene encoding protoporphyrinogen oxidase translates to MSRVAIIGAGVSGLATAYALEQGAAAQGLELQITVIEKQPRSGGKIWSRHEEGYLCEWGPNGFLDNKPATLDLCKALTIDNTLLRSNDNARKRFIFSDNTLHRLPENGPMFLGSKLISWPGKFRLAGEMFVPAKKDDRDETLAEFGRRRLGAEALDKLIAPMGGGIFAGDPETMSLKSCFPRIAQLEQEYGGLLKAMIKLARKKKAERKAGKQVATAAGPGGVLTSFNGGIQELTDALQAALTAEIRFEVAVESMDYFDNYVLGLSDGSQLDADVVISAAPAYALSGMLKKMNSAAAKLLAQIPYAPMNVACFGYNRADLACDLNGFGYLIPKKEGCSVLGTLWDSSIFPHRAPKDKVLLRSMMGGATRPQAIGLTDDQVLALVQADLERIMGIKATPEMVRIFRHEQAIPQYVSGHAALVTQIRRELESVPHFYLTGNAYEGIGLNDCVANANKTATAVLSGLAN, encoded by the coding sequence ATGTCACGAGTTGCCATTATTGGAGCCGGTGTTTCGGGTTTGGCTACGGCTTATGCTTTGGAGCAGGGCGCCGCCGCGCAAGGTCTTGAGCTGCAGATTACCGTAATCGAAAAGCAACCACGTAGTGGCGGTAAGATCTGGAGTCGGCACGAAGAGGGGTATTTGTGCGAATGGGGGCCTAACGGTTTTCTGGATAACAAGCCCGCCACACTGGATCTGTGTAAAGCTCTGACCATTGACAACACATTGCTGCGCTCCAATGACAATGCCCGCAAACGGTTTATTTTCAGTGACAATACCCTGCATCGCCTGCCGGAAAATGGTCCGATGTTTCTCGGTTCCAAGCTGATCAGCTGGCCGGGTAAATTTCGTCTGGCCGGTGAGATGTTTGTCCCGGCCAAGAAAGATGATCGTGATGAGACTCTGGCAGAGTTCGGCCGCCGCCGTCTTGGTGCCGAAGCGTTGGACAAACTGATTGCGCCGATGGGCGGTGGGATCTTTGCCGGAGATCCGGAAACCATGAGCCTGAAAAGTTGTTTTCCACGTATTGCCCAGTTGGAACAGGAATACGGTGGCTTGCTCAAGGCGATGATCAAACTGGCACGGAAGAAAAAAGCGGAACGCAAAGCCGGTAAACAAGTCGCGACGGCAGCCGGTCCCGGTGGGGTGTTGACGTCGTTCAATGGCGGTATTCAGGAACTGACCGATGCGTTGCAGGCGGCGTTAACCGCTGAAATTCGCTTTGAAGTCGCTGTGGAGAGCATGGACTATTTTGATAATTATGTTCTTGGTCTTAGTGACGGCAGTCAGCTGGATGCGGATGTGGTCATCAGTGCCGCTCCAGCCTATGCGTTGTCGGGGATGTTAAAGAAAATGAACAGTGCGGCTGCGAAACTGCTGGCACAAATTCCCTATGCGCCGATGAATGTTGCCTGTTTTGGCTACAATCGTGCCGATCTTGCCTGTGACCTGAACGGTTTCGGTTATTTGATTCCTAAAAAAGAGGGCTGTTCCGTGCTCGGCACGTTGTGGGATTCGAGCATTTTCCCCCATCGTGCTCCCAAGGATAAAGTTCTGCTGCGTTCCATGATGGGCGGGGCCACCCGTCCGCAGGCTATTGGCCTGACCGATGATCAGGTGCTGGCGTTGGTGCAGGCGGATCTTGAGAGAATTATGGGGATCAAGGCGACTCCGGAGATGGTGCGTATTTTCCGCCACGAACAGGCGATTCCCCAGTACGTCTCCGGTCATGCCGCTCTGGTGACACAAATTCGCCGCGAGCTTGAAAGTGTCCCCCATTTCTACCTGACCGGTAATGCTTATGAAGGGATTGGCCTCAATGATTGCGTGGCCAATGCCAACAAGACGGCTACTGCGGTTCTTAGCGGACTGGCAAACTGA